The DNA window GACCAAAAAGCCCATGATCACCACGATCTTGATCATGGCAAACCAGTACTCAAACTCGCCGAAGCCCTTGACCTGCGCCAGGTTGACCACGGCGAAGAAGACGACTGCCGCCAGTGCCGGGATCCACTGCGGGATGTCGAACCAGCCGGCCATGATGGCCGCGGCACCGGTGATCTCCGCGCCGCCGACCATGATGAGCAAGAACCAATAAAGCCAGCCCAACAGGAAGCCCGCCCAGTGGCCGAAGGCCTGGCGGCCGTAGGTGGCGAAGGAGCCGGACGAGGGTCGGGTGGCGGCCATCTCGCCGAGCATGCGCATCACGGCGATGACGATCAGCCCGGCGATGAAGTAGGCCACCAGGATGGCTGGGCCCGCGGCGCGGATGCCTTCGCCCACGCCGAGGAAGAGGCCGGCGCCGACCGCCATGCCCAGCCCCATCAGCGTCAGGTGGCGGGATTTGAGTCCAGTACCGAGTTCGGAGTCTGCGGCAGCAGTAGTCATCGAATGTTCCTTTCTGCGGCTTGTGCGGCGCGAGTGCGGAAGGAGTCGGTGCGCGTCCACAGCACCCCGGCGATCACCGCGATGCCGACGACGACTGCGACGGCGAGAAGCTGGGTGCGCCCATCAGGCGTGGTGAGCATGAGCAGTACGAGTGCTGCAGCAAGCGCGATGGTTGCCCACGGCAGCACGCCCGGCACCCACATGCGCACGTGGGTGAGCTCACCGGAAGCCACCAGGCGCGGGTGCAGACGGATAAACGAGAAGCTAATGGCGAACCAGATAACAATCAGGCAGCCGCCCACGGCGTTGAGCAGGAAGGCGAGCAACCCCGGCGGGTTCCAGTACTGCAGGGCGACGGCGACAAAACCGAAGAAGACCGACACGATCACAGCGCGCATGGGCACGCCGCGGGAATCGGTTTCGGCGAAGGTCTGCGGGGCGTCGCCGCGCAGCGCCAGGTTGTGCAGGAAGCGGGAGGAACCGTAGATCTGTGTGTTGCACGCGGACAGCAGTGCAACCACGATGACGGCCTCCATGATGCCGACCGCGCCGGGGATGTTAGCTAGGTGCAGCACGGCGGTAAAGGGAGACTCGGAGGCGTCGTCCGCGCCGCCGATCTGGCCGAACGGCAGCAGCATGACGATGAGTAAGACGGAACCGATGTAGAAGATGCCGATGCGCCAGATGATCGAGCGGATCGCCGCGTGGACAGCAACTTCGGGGTCTTCGGATTCGGCGGCGGCGATGGTGACAAGCTCAATGCCGCCGAAGGCGAAGGCGACGGCAAGCATCGCGGTGGCCACGCCACCCCAGCCATTCGGCATGAAGCCGACCTCGGCGATGTTGCTCATGCCGACGAAGCTCGTCCCCGGCAGCAGCCCCAACCACAGCGCGACGCCGAGGATGAGGAAGGCGACGATGACGGCGACCTTAATCAGCGCGAACCAGAACTCGAACTCACCGAAGTTCTTCACCGCTGCGAAGTTGATCGCCGTAAAGGCCACGATGGCGATCAGCGCTGGGATCCACGGGGAGATGGCAAACCAGGCGGCGATGATAGCGGAAGCGCCGGTGATCTCCACCGCCATGATCATGATCATCATGAACCAGTAGAGCCAGCCGATGGCAAAGCCCGCCCAAGGACCGAAGGCCTGCTCGGCGTAGGTGGAGAAGGTACCCGAGGAGGGGCGGGCGGCGACCATCTCGGCGAGCATCTGCATGATGCACACGGTGATCGCGCCCGCAATCAGGTAGGCGATGAGCACGGCGGGGCCGGCGGCGGCAATGCCCACGCCGGTGCCGAGGAAGAGTCCGGCACCGATCGCGGAGCCGAGCCCCATCATGGTCAGGTGGCGGGTTTTCAGGCCCCGCTTGAGTGAGACGGAGGCCGAAGTTGGCGCGATGACCGACGCTGCCCCTTGGGAATCCTGTGAAGACATGGTCTTACTGTAAACGGTCGCCTGTCATCGGGATCCAATGAGCCTTGCGCGAAGCCCAGCTCGTCGGCTGAATGTTATTCCGCTGGCTGCTGCTCGCGCACGACGGGGCAGTTCGAGAAGGCCTCGCGCCGAATCGAGAGGTTGCTCTGGCCGGAGATTTCGCGCGCCGGGATCTCGCGGTCACTCCGCGCGTCGTAGACCACGGACTCGCTTTCTAGCATGACGTTGACGCCGACGGTGCAGTTGTCGCCCAGGTCTACGCCGAAAAGCCCGGAGGAGGGGTGCAGGGTGCAGTGCTTACCGACGCGCATCGGTGCCCGGTGCCGATCACCCGAATGGTCGGCCATAAGCACCGCCGAGAGCGAGATGTTTGAGCCCTCGCCGACTACCACGGCTGAGGAGAGTCGCCCCTCGATACGCGCCGGGCCGAGCGTGCCCGCGTTGTAGGAGACGTACCCCTCGCGCAGCACGGAGGTGCCCGGAGCGAGGTACGCGCCCAGGCGCACGCGCTCGGCCTGGGCGATGGACACGCCGGTGGGGACGACGTAGTCCACCATTCGCGGCAGGCGTTCGATGCCCCAAACGTGGATGGTGCCCCGGGAGCGCAG is part of the Corynebacterium imitans genome and encodes:
- a CDS encoding amino acid permease; its protein translation is MAPTSASVSLKRGLKTRHLTMMGLGSAIGAGLFLGTGVGIAAAGPAVLIAYLIAGAITVCIMQMLAEMVAARPSSGTFSTYAEQAFGPWAGFAIGWLYWFMMIMIMAVEITGASAIIAAWFAISPWIPALIAIVAFTAINFAAVKNFGEFEFWFALIKVAVIVAFLILGVALWLGLLPGTSFVGMSNIAEVGFMPNGWGGVATAMLAVAFAFGGIELVTIAAAESEDPEVAVHAAIRSIIWRIGIFYIGSVLLIVMLLPFGQIGGADDASESPFTAVLHLANIPGAVGIMEAVIVVALLSACNTQIYGSSRFLHNLALRGDAPQTFAETDSRGVPMRAVIVSVFFGFVAVALQYWNPPGLLAFLLNAVGGCLIVIWFAISFSFIRLHPRLVASGELTHVRMWVPGVLPWATIALAAALVLLMLTTPDGRTQLLAVAVVVGIAVIAGVLWTRTDSFRTRAAQAAERNIR
- a CDS encoding succinyltransferase; its protein translation is MPIGAEATGIANIAMDGTVLDTWYPSPALIDVAAHDPAPTARSERVGAHKLSDRFLNLVGLDRDRLVEQVPIHTYIPDLSQPPVDAHDVYLRLHLLSHRLVKPLEINMDHCLEHLVPVVWTNKGPCLSDNFEFVRTNLRSRGTIHVWGIERLPRMVDYVVPTGVSIAQAERVRLGAYLAPGTSVLREGYVSYNAGTLGPARIEGRLSSAVVVGEGSNISLSAVLMADHSGDRHRAPMRVGKHCTLHPSSGLFGVDLGDNCTVGVNVMLESESVVYDARSDREIPAREISGQSNLSIRREAFSNCPVVREQQPAE